A portion of the Achromobacter sp. MFA1 R4 genome contains these proteins:
- a CDS encoding SMI1/KNR4 family protein, whose translation MAEYDELAMAAEAAGNEIFWLGPASGHQVQRLEALLGLQLSPSYKRFLEVYGGGGIVSAEISGIEDDNAELMTGGSVLGDTFTCRDRFGLPDHLVVIYFHDDEVCWCLDASEGDGDEFPVVSYNIFSKEVDRAISEDFSAFMRQHLALYST comes from the coding sequence ATGGCTGAATACGATGAACTTGCCATGGCGGCAGAAGCCGCAGGCAACGAAATCTTCTGGCTGGGGCCAGCGTCTGGACATCAAGTTCAGCGCCTTGAAGCCCTACTTGGGTTGCAACTTTCACCGTCATATAAGCGATTCTTGGAGGTATATGGAGGCGGCGGTATTGTGTCCGCGGAAATTTCCGGGATTGAGGATGACAATGCCGAGTTGATGACAGGTGGGTCGGTACTTGGTGACACATTTACTTGTCGGGATCGTTTTGGGTTGCCTGATCATCTTGTGGTGATTTATTTTCACGACGACGAGGTTTGTTGGTGCTTGGACGCAAGTGAAGGCGACGGGGACGAATTTCCTGTTGTCAGTTACAACATATTTAGCAAGGAGGTCGATCGGGCCATTTCCGAGGATTTCTCAGCTTTCATGCGGCAGCATTTAGCCCTTTATTCGACTTGA